CCACcctcagcagcagtgacactgagCTGTCCCCAACGAGCCCCGACATATCCACCAGCGAGCAGCATCCCggctccagcagccctgacACCTCAGCCTGCTCCGGTGCCATCAACACAACACCGTCAGCCCCACCATCCCAACCCAGCGGGTGcgagggagggaagaaggaagacgggtataggaaaaaaaaaaaaaaaaaggaaataaaaaaagaagtaaataaataataaaagccGACCAGGCCAGACCCGGCAAATCGGCGAGGGGGCAAGCCGGGCACGTTTattggggtgcaggggggaagGATGAAATACCTGCCGAGGGGGATGCTCGGGTCCCGGGGCTGCCGGTGCAGCGAGGTCCAGGGCTCctcccggcggcggcggctgccggCGGCACGGCACAGCACGACACAGCACGGCACATCCCGGTCCGGCCCCGGCAGCTGCCGGTGCGGGGCTCCGGCGGGCTCCGGCGCACAAAGGGCTCCGCTTTTAAAGCCGCTGCcggagccccccagccccgcaggGCCCGGATTGGCGGGGCGGGCAGCACTGCGGGGGGAGCCGCGCAGCGGGGGGAGCAGAAttaaacaacaaccaaaaaaaaaaaaaaggaaaaaggaaaaagaaaagcaaacagcgGAGGGGAAAGTGCAATCCAGCCGCAAGCATCGGAAAAAACAGCCCCGGGGATgccccgggcacggccccgCCGGCTCCTCCCGcctgcggggctggggggactcAGAGGGGTCCCGGGTGCTGCGCGGAAGGGCCaggtgggaagggctggaaacCGCAAACCTCTTGAGGAAAAAACTTGTAAATGCCGGGCCTGGCGAGACGGGGTGGGCGGGTGTTTCACTCCTGTTGTGGGCGACTCCCAGCTCCAACCCCATGCCGGTGCCCGGCTCCTCTCCAGCCGCGGGGCTTCACCTCCGGGCTGCC
This portion of the Haemorhous mexicanus isolate bHaeMex1 chromosome 10, bHaeMex1.pri, whole genome shotgun sequence genome encodes:
- the LOC132331780 gene encoding uncharacterized protein LOC132331780 isoform X4 gives rise to the protein MGLELGVAHNRSETPAHPVSPGPAFTSFFLKRFAVSSPSHLALPRSTRDPSESPQPRRREEPAGPCPGHPRGCFFRCLRLDCTFPSAVCFSFSFFLFFFFGCCLILLPPLRGSPRSAARPANPGPAGLGGSGSGFKSGALCAPEPAGAPHRQLPGPDRDVPCCVVLCRAAGSRRRREEPWTSLHRQPRDPSIPLGSPQLSPAPPLLFGKSSAAVPKLCRVLGSRKVPPGVSSGGWSQLTHHRSAGEASGLTGKCEGPGPLPRGKSPSEPLVNLDAITALLRQSHQPCVSRGWRRHRSQPPTVPPFLTPVVRGTLLPRLLPGA
- the LOC132331780 gene encoding uncharacterized protein LOC132331780 isoform X3; its protein translation is MGLELGVAHNRSETPAHPVSPGPAFTSFFLKRFAVSSPSHLALPRSTRDPSESPQPRRREEPAGPCPGHPRGCFFRCLRLDCTFPSAVCFSFSFFLFFFFGCCLILLPPLRGSPRSAARPANPGPAGLGGSGSGFKSGALCAPEPAGAPHRQLPGPDRDVPCCVVLCRAAGSRRRREEPWTSLHRQPRDPSIPLGRYFILPPCTPINVPGLPPRRFAGSGLVGFYYLFTSFFISFFFFFFLYPSSFFPPSHPLGWDGGADGVVLMAPEQAEVSGLLEPGCCSLVDMSGLVGDSSVSLLLRVGPQLSPAPPLLFGKSSAAVPKLCRVLGSRKVPPGVSSGGWSQLTHHRALPRKAS
- the LOC132331780 gene encoding uncharacterized protein LOC132331780 isoform X1 — encoded protein: MGLELGVAHNRSETPAHPVSPGPAFTSFFLKRFAVSSPSHLALPRSTRDPSESPQPRRREEPAGPCPGHPRGCFFRCLRLDCTFPSAVCFSFSFFLFFFFGCCLILLPPLRGSPRSAARPANPGPAGLGGSGSGFKSGALCAPEPAGAPHRQLPGPDRDVPCCVVLCRAAGSRRRREEPWTSLHRQPRDPSIPLGRYFILPPCTPINVPGLPPRRFAGSGLVGFYYLFTSFFISFFFFFFLYPSSFFPPSHPLGWDGGADGVVLMAPEQAEVSGLLEPGCCSLVDMSGLVGDSSVSLLLRVGPQLSPAPPLLFGKSSAAVPKLCRVLGSRKVPPGVSSGGWSQLTHHRSAGEASGLTGKCEGPGPLPRGKSPSEPLVNLDAITALLRQSHQPCVSRGWRRHRSQPPTVPPFLTPVVRGTLLPRLLPGA
- the LOC132331780 gene encoding uncharacterized protein LOC132331780 isoform X2, with translation MGLELGVAHNRSETPAHPVSPGPAFTSFFLKRFAVSSPSHLALPRSTRDPSESPQPRRREEPAGPCPGHPRGCFFRCLRLDCTFPSAVCFSFSFFLFFFFGCCLILLPPLRGSPRSAARPANPGPAGLGGSGSGFKSGALCAPEPAGAPHRQLPGPDRDVPCCVVLCRAAGSRRRREEPWTSLHRQPRDPSIPLGRYFILPPCTPINVPGLPPRRFAGSGLVGFYYLFTSFFISFFFFFFLYPSSFFPPSHPLGWDGGADGVVLMAPEQAEVSGLLEPGCCSLVDMSGLVGDSSVSLLLRVGSAAVPKLCRVLGSRKVPPGVSSGGWSQLTHHRSAGEASGLTGKCEGPGPLPRGKSPSEPLVNLDAITALLRQSHQPCVSRGWRRHRSQPPTVPPFLTPVVRGTLLPRLLPGA
- the LOC132331780 gene encoding uncharacterized protein LOC132331780 isoform X5, with protein sequence MGLELGVAHNRSETPAHPVSPGPAFTSFFLKRFAVSSPSHLALPRSTRDPSESPQPRRREEPAGPCPGHPRGCFFRCLRLDCTFPSAVCFSFSFFLFFFFGCCLILLPPLRGSPRSAARPANPGPAGLGGSGSGFKSGALCAPEPAGAPHRQLPGPDRDVPCCVVLCRAAGSRRRREEPWTSLHRQPRDPSIPLGSSAAVPKLCRVLGSRKVPPGVSSGGWSQLTHHRSAGEASGLTGKCEGPGPLPRGKSPSEPLVNLDAITALLRQSHQPCVSRGWRRHRSQPPTVPPFLTPVVRGTLLPRLLPGA